The nucleotide sequence CCATGGGGGAATTGTTGATCAAAGATGTAAAAGCTTCTACAGGGACCAAGGTGAAGTTGTTGGGCATCGATGCTGAACTTGAGTATGTCCAAAAGGGCAAGGACTTATTGATCAGCGTGCCTGCCTTGTCATATGATGAATTGCCTTGCAAGCATGCTTGGAGTTTTAAGATCAGCAATGTCCAGTGATGAGTTTGTAAATTGCTTATGTCAATATTAAAAGTAAGGGAGTATGAAGTTTGAGGTTCAGATAGAGCAAGTATTCAGAAAATACTATCCTCGCTTGTGCGCATATGCCTATAATTATGTGCAAGATGAGGATGAGGTTGAAGATATTGTTCAGGATGTATTTAAAGTTTATTTGGAAAAACAAGGTGAGCTTTCAGAAGACAGGAATGCTATCAAGGCTTTTCTGTATGCTTCCGTAAGAAATAGCTGCTTGAATCTAATTCGGCATCAAAAGGTAAAAGTCAAACACAGGGAAGAGGTCTTTTCAAACTTTAAGGAAGGTGTGGATGGTATGGAAAATATTATACATGCTGAAGTTCTGGGTAAACTTCATAAGGCCATCAGCCAATTGCCTAAAGGTTGTGCTTTGGTGATCAGAATGGGGTATTTGGAAGGTTTGAAAAATCCCCAAATTGCTGAAGTGCTTAATATCAGTGTCAATACTGTGAAAACCCAGAAACAACGTGGATTGATGATTTTAAGGGAGAAATTGGATACTTCTACTTTAATGTTGTTATTGGTTTTGATACAAAATAAAACTTGGTAATAGAATTTTTTTATATTTTTTTAGTTTTTATTTCACCCATTTTTCGGTTTAAAGTTTCTTAGGTATTGTAAACAGGAAATACCTAAGAGAAATGAACAAAGAGCTATTTGAGCTAGCGGACCTTATTGCAAAATTTCTTCAGGAAAAGACAAGCGAAGAAGAGGAAAGCAAAATGTTTTCCTTACTCAGAAAAGAGGAATACAAAGATTTACTACAGCATTACAAAGGAGGAGAGAAAATCCAGGAGAAATTGGATTTTATGGATAGGCTAAACATAGAAGAGGCCTGGCGTAAAGTCAGTGAAAGCAAAGGTAGTAATTTTATAGACAGGCTATTCAAGTTCAAATATGCTGCTGTCTTATTATTTGGATTGTTTTTCCTTGGGTATTGGTTCTATATTGGAAATGAGCCATCTAGAGAGGATAGGGACTCAAATAATAGATTGGTAATTGATTCCAAAGATCATGTTTCATTGACCCTTTCTTCTGGGAAAAAGATTTCCTTATCTGCTGAGACTGTTCGTATAACGGATGGCGAGGAAGTATTGATAGTGGCCAATAATCAACAAATCATCTATAAGGAATTGGTCAATGATTCCAAGAAAAGGCTAAAACAGCATATAGCAGTACCTGCTGGCAAGACTATAAAAGTCAAGTTTTCAGATGGAACGAATGCTTGGTTAAATGCACAGAGTTCCGTTTCTTTCTTGGCCAATTTTGATGAACAACAGCGTAAGGTGTCCCTAAAGGGCGAAGGATTTTTTGAGGTTCAACATGAGGCATCTAGACCGTTTATCGTGGATACAGAGCAAAGTTCAGTAAAAGTCCTAGGTACCAAGTTCAATGTGAAATCTTTTAAAGGAAAGGCCACTACAGTTTTATTAGAAGGAAAAGTTGAACTTTCTCAAAACCAGGAAAAAGTCATTTTGAAACCAGGAGAAGGTGCAGAAGCAGATGGTTTTAAATTAAAAAAAGAGGCAGTGGATGTAGCCGGAGCTGTGGCATGGAAGAATGGCTTGTTTCTTTTTGAAAAAGCAGCACTTTCGGAAGTATTGGATGAAATCAGCAGGTGGTATGGCGTGAGACTAAACGGGAATGTAGATGAATTAAACGACAGAAAGTTCTCTGGTAAAATAAAGCGAAATACTTCACTGGATGAAATGTTGTTAATTATCAATGATGTAAGTGGTGTCTCGCTTAGCTATGAAAATGATATGATAAAAGTAAATCAATAAGTTAATAAACAATTAAAAACCCAAGATCATGAAAATTAATAGTTCTTAATTAAATCCGGAATATGCATTAGCTTATCTACGCCTCGGCGAACAAGTATTAGGGGCCGAAAATGCTTTAAAATCAGTCCTTAATACGATCACTAATGAATAATCCGGGTTAAAAGAGTCATAAAAAAAACCGAGCGTGCGGCAACACTCCCGGTTTTATTAAGGCCGTCAAAACGTTCAAATTTTATTTTCAACCTTAACCATACAAAAGTATGCAATTATTGTACGATAACCTATTCCCGATGTTTCGGGGATCTGGGAGTGGTGTTCCCAAACTGTTAAAAATCATGAAATTACTGATGATATTGATGCTGGCTTTTCAAGTAGGTGTTTATGCATCCACAGAAGCACAGCAAATTACACTTTCTGCCAAAAACAAGTCATTGAAGGAGATTTTCAATGAAGTGACAGAGCAGTCCGGCTATGCTTTTTTTTATAGTGAATCGGATCTGAATGAATCAGGTAAGGTGAGCTTTAGCATTAAAAATGCAGATTTAGAAGACTTTTTAAAAGAGTTATTGACAAGCAAGGGCTTAGATTACCGTCTTCGTGGTGAAACCATTACGATAGTCAAGGCAGAAAACACTTTAGTTCAGCAAAGCGAAGAAAGGACTATACGCGGAGTGGTCAAAGACGCCAAAGGAATAACCATTCCTGGCGCCAACGTAATGGAGGTGGGGACCACAAATGGTGTGGCCACAGATATTGATGGATCTTTTAGCATCAATCTGATCACTAGTAACCCGAAAATCCGAGTGTCCTTTGTAGGATATGAGGTGACAGAAGTGGCCATCAAAGAGGAGGAATTCTACGAAATCATATTGGAGGAGGACTCGGAAGCTCTAGATGAAGTGGTAGTAGTGGGTTTTGGCGTTCAAAAGAAGGAAAGTCTTGTAAGTTCCATAGCTACTGTTAAGGGAGAAGAGCTCAGAATGCCAACAAGAAGTTTAAGTAATAACCTGGCAGGACAGGTTCCGGGTCTGATTGCTGTACAGCGCTCTGGGGAGCCAGGATACGATAATGCGGAGTTTTGGATCAGAGGTATCAGTTCATTTGCCGGAGGAACCAGTCCTTTGGTTTTGGTAGACGGTGTGCCTAGAAACATGAATGATATCGAACCTGATGAAATCGAAACCTTTACCTTATTGAAAGATGCTGCCGCCACGGCTATTTACGGTGCAGAGGGGGCCAATGGGGTAGTGATCATTACTTCCAAAAGAGGTAAGAACCAAAAGACCCAAATCAGTTATAGAGGAGAGTACAGTGTGCTTCAGCCAACAAGATTGCCAGAGTTTTTAGGTTCGGCAGATTATATGAGTCTTTATAATGAAGCCTTATTAAATGAAGGAAAGCAGCCCGTATTTAGTGAAGACCTGATTGCCCGCTACAAATCAGGCCAAGATCCTGACTTGTACCCTGATGTAAACTGGCTGGATTTACTGAGCAATACTACGAATAACACCCGTCATACGCTGAATTTTAGAGGAGGAGGAGAAAAGGCAAGGTTCTTTATTTCAGGTGCTTATTTTAGTGAAAGTGGCATTTTTGAATCCAATCCAGTTGCAGAATATGACAATAATATTGGTTTAAAGCGGTACAACTTAAGAAGTAATGTAGACTTTGATGTGACCAAAACCACTAAATTAATGGTGGATTTAAGTGGACAATATTTGGAAACCAGCTATCCAGGAGTGGGGACTAGTACTATTTTCCAAAGGATGACAATTGCTCCACCTCATTTGTTTCCCATGATTTTTTCCGATGGTTCACATGCCTCACATCCTGTTCCAAGTGGTAACCGAGTGAATCCTTATAATCTCTTAATGGAGTCGGGTTATGCAAAGGAGTGGAGAAGTAGTATTCAATCCAAGGTAGCTATAGAACAAGATATATCTGTTTTAACTGAAGGGCTTAAGGTAAGAGGAGTAATAAGTTATGATGCCAATTTTAACTTTAATATGAACCGCACCAAAACCCCAGCACAGTATATTGCTGCGGGGAGAGATATAAATGGTGATTTGATTTTTAATCAGACCATTAATGAAAGTCCCTTTGGAGAACCTTCTGAATCAAATAGTGGGAATAAAAATATCTATTTAGAAACCTCTATTAACTATAACCGGACTTTTGATGAAAAGCATGCCGTAGGTGGGATGTTTCTTTATTATCAAAAGGAACAGCAACTGCACAATCAGGCCTTGGCCTTTAGGAAACAGGCCTATATTGGTAGAGGAACCTATACCTATGATAGAAGGTATTCCTTGGAAGCCAATTTTGGACTTACAGGAAGTGAGACATTTGCGGAAGGTTATCGGTATGGTTTTTTCCCTGCAGTAGGGGTTTCGTGGATTGTTGAAAACGAGCAATTTATGAATAACCTAAAGCATGTGATTTCTGGTTTGAAGGTGCGAGGCTCTATTGGTCGAACTGGTAATGATAATACAGGTGGAGAGAGGTTTTTATATAGAGGGACTTTCACAGGTGGCTCAGGTTACCCGATAGGAATAGGAGGAAGTGGTGCGCTAAATGGTATGGGCGGGTATGTTGAAGGCCGGTTTGCTGCTCCATCTTTGTCTTGGGAAATCGAGAACAAGAGGAATGTTGGTTTAGAACTTGGTTTGTTTGAAGACAGAATTACTTTCCAAGCAGATTATTTTGATAATTTCAGGTATAATATTTTGCTCCAAAGAAGGACTGTTTCAGCAGCCACTGGTTTTAGGCAGGCACCTTGGCAAAATTATGGAAAAGTGTCCAATAAGGGGATTGATGCAAGCTTTAATGCCAGAAAATATTTTGGAGAGGTATTGGTAAGCTTGAGAGGTAACTTCACCTATGCCAAAAACAAAATCATTGAATATGATGAGATAGAGCAACTTTACCCTTGGATGAATGTTACAGGGACTAGTCTGAATACTCCAAACTTATATGTGGCGGAGGGATTATATACCTATGATGACTTTGATGTTACGGTAGAAAATGGAACAGAAGTATATACATTGAAGGAAGGGCTTCCGGTTTCATCCTTAAGTTCCAATAATATGCCAGGCGATATTAGATATAAGGATCTCAACGGGGATGGGGTCATTAATCAGTTTGACCAATCAAGAGGACTGGCATCACCATCTGTACCTGAGATGATTTATGGTGCAGGGGTCAATGTAGAGTATAAGAACTTCTATATTAATATGTTTTTCCAAGGAGCCGGAAAAGTTTCCACAGTTTTGGGGGCATCGAATGGTCAAGGCTTTTTCCCTTTCAGCTGGGGAGTAGATGAAAGTTCGGTAAGGGTAGATGCCCTTAATAGATGGACTCAGGAAAATCCTTCTCAGGATGTCATGTTTCCTAGACTTAGGACCTCTTCCTATTGGCATAATAGAGCGGAAAGCACTTGGTGGTTAAGAGATGCTAGTTTTGTTAGGCTGAAAAATGCGGAGATAGGCTATCGATTTAAAAAGAGCCTACTTCAAAAAATAGGAGTAACTACAGGTAGAGTCTATTTAATGGGCAATAATATTTATGTCTGGGACAAAATCAAAATGTGGGACCCTGAAATGGGCAATGCTAATGCGGGGATGAACTATCCATTACCGAGGACATTCACTTTTGGACTGGAGTTTACACTTTAAAAATTGAAAACAATCATGAATTTATATAGAATAACGACAAAGTTAGCACTATTACTGACCGTAATTTTGTCTTCCTGCAATATGGATTATTTGGATGTTTCTGATGAGTTGGCGGGGGAATTGACCATGGAGGAAGTTTTTAATACCCCTAGCACGACAAGGCAGTTTCATCGAAATATATTTTCGGGAATTCCTAATAGCAGTAATATGATGCTTAATATAGGGGGGCTTGATAATCCGTGGGCAGGGGCTACAGATGAGATTAAAAT is from Echinicola marina and encodes:
- a CDS encoding RNA polymerase sigma-70 factor, whose product is MKFEVQIEQVFRKYYPRLCAYAYNYVQDEDEVEDIVQDVFKVYLEKQGELSEDRNAIKAFLYASVRNSCLNLIRHQKVKVKHREEVFSNFKEGVDGMENIIHAEVLGKLHKAISQLPKGCALVIRMGYLEGLKNPQIAEVLNISVNTVKTQKQRGLMILREKLDTSTLMLLLVLIQNKTW
- a CDS encoding FecR family protein, yielding MNKELFELADLIAKFLQEKTSEEEESKMFSLLRKEEYKDLLQHYKGGEKIQEKLDFMDRLNIEEAWRKVSESKGSNFIDRLFKFKYAAVLLFGLFFLGYWFYIGNEPSREDRDSNNRLVIDSKDHVSLTLSSGKKISLSAETVRITDGEEVLIVANNQQIIYKELVNDSKKRLKQHIAVPAGKTIKVKFSDGTNAWLNAQSSVSFLANFDEQQRKVSLKGEGFFEVQHEASRPFIVDTEQSSVKVLGTKFNVKSFKGKATTVLLEGKVELSQNQEKVILKPGEGAEADGFKLKKEAVDVAGAVAWKNGLFLFEKAALSEVLDEISRWYGVRLNGNVDELNDRKFSGKIKRNTSLDEMLLIINDVSGVSLSYENDMIKVNQ
- a CDS encoding TonB-dependent receptor, which produces MQLLYDNLFPMFRGSGSGVPKLLKIMKLLMILMLAFQVGVYASTEAQQITLSAKNKSLKEIFNEVTEQSGYAFFYSESDLNESGKVSFSIKNADLEDFLKELLTSKGLDYRLRGETITIVKAENTLVQQSEERTIRGVVKDAKGITIPGANVMEVGTTNGVATDIDGSFSINLITSNPKIRVSFVGYEVTEVAIKEEEFYEIILEEDSEALDEVVVVGFGVQKKESLVSSIATVKGEELRMPTRSLSNNLAGQVPGLIAVQRSGEPGYDNAEFWIRGISSFAGGTSPLVLVDGVPRNMNDIEPDEIETFTLLKDAAATAIYGAEGANGVVIITSKRGKNQKTQISYRGEYSVLQPTRLPEFLGSADYMSLYNEALLNEGKQPVFSEDLIARYKSGQDPDLYPDVNWLDLLSNTTNNTRHTLNFRGGGEKARFFISGAYFSESGIFESNPVAEYDNNIGLKRYNLRSNVDFDVTKTTKLMVDLSGQYLETSYPGVGTSTIFQRMTIAPPHLFPMIFSDGSHASHPVPSGNRVNPYNLLMESGYAKEWRSSIQSKVAIEQDISVLTEGLKVRGVISYDANFNFNMNRTKTPAQYIAAGRDINGDLIFNQTINESPFGEPSESNSGNKNIYLETSINYNRTFDEKHAVGGMFLYYQKEQQLHNQALAFRKQAYIGRGTYTYDRRYSLEANFGLTGSETFAEGYRYGFFPAVGVSWIVENEQFMNNLKHVISGLKVRGSIGRTGNDNTGGERFLYRGTFTGGSGYPIGIGGSGALNGMGGYVEGRFAAPSLSWEIENKRNVGLELGLFEDRITFQADYFDNFRYNILLQRRTVSAATGFRQAPWQNYGKVSNKGIDASFNARKYFGEVLVSLRGNFTYAKNKIIEYDEIEQLYPWMNVTGTSLNTPNLYVAEGLYTYDDFDVTVENGTEVYTLKEGLPVSSLSSNNMPGDIRYKDLNGDGVINQFDQSRGLASPSVPEMIYGAGVNVEYKNFYINMFFQGAGKVSTVLGASNGQGFFPFSWGVDESSVRVDALNRWTQENPSQDVMFPRLRTSSYWHNRAESTWWLRDASFVRLKNAEIGYRFKKSLLQKIGVTTGRVYLMGNNIYVWDKIKMWDPEMGNANAGMNYPLPRTFTFGLEFTL